A genomic stretch from Thermoprotei archaeon includes:
- a CDS encoding transcriptional regulator has protein sequence MSKDQIIGGLLLAISIIVIIVYGWIVFLTSWSLFLLQLTAFIAIAGIFGILAWIGYTLATTPPPKPIEEIEKEIESETKKLETTEQKPPEEQTEKKNP, from the coding sequence ATGAGCAAAGATCAAATCATAGGCGGACTATTACTCGCAATATCCATAATAGTAATAATAGTCTATGGATGGATCGTCTTCCTCACATCGTGGTCATTATTCCTCCTACAATTAACAGCCTTCATCGCTATAGCCGGCATCTTCGGAATATTAGCATGGATAGGCTACACTCTAGCAACAACACCACCACCAAAACCAATAGAAGAAATCGAAAAAGAAATAGAAAGCGAAACAAAAAAACTTGAAACCACAGAACAAAAACCCCCAGAAGAACAAACCGAAAAGAAAAACCCATGA